The following proteins are co-located in the Imtechella halotolerans genome:
- a CDS encoding SCO family protein: protein MNKKIYYYMGLGLVILIFGIFALTEISRRVENKEVTDVDRHQVGKKKAEMMTIGKAPKFSFTDQHGNIISNATFKDKVYVLDFIFTTCPSICPIMTKNMVTVQNAFNNKPIGIVSITINPENDTPEVLKAYAEEYGVTNPDWHFLTGDKETIYKLANEGFNLYAGQGDQFEGGFEHSGMFALIDKDGNIVCRKDNFGNPIVYYDGIEPEGIEMLISDIQQLLKN from the coding sequence ATGAATAAAAAGATTTACTATTACATGGGATTAGGACTTGTAATCCTGATTTTTGGAATTTTTGCTTTAACTGAAATTTCACGTAGAGTTGAAAACAAAGAGGTCACTGATGTTGATCGTCATCAGGTAGGTAAGAAAAAAGCTGAAATGATGACTATTGGTAAGGCCCCTAAGTTTAGCTTTACTGACCAACATGGAAATATTATCTCTAATGCCACCTTTAAAGATAAGGTTTATGTTTTGGATTTTATTTTTACTACTTGCCCTAGTATTTGTCCAATTATGACTAAAAATATGGTAACAGTACAGAATGCTTTTAATAATAAGCCAATAGGAATTGTTTCTATTACCATCAATCCAGAAAATGATACTCCCGAGGTATTGAAGGCTTATGCCGAGGAATATGGAGTGACTAATCCGGATTGGCATTTTCTAACTGGAGACAAAGAAACCATCTATAAGTTGGCGAATGAAGGATTTAATTTGTATGCCGGTCAAGGAGATCAATTTGAAGGAGGGTTTGAACATTCAGGAATGTTTGCACTTATAGATAAGGATGGTAATATTGTGTGTAGAAAAGACAATTTTGGAAATCCAATTGTCTATTACGATGGTATTGAACCAGAAGGAATAGAAATGCTTATCAGTGATATTCAACAATTATTGAAAAACTAA
- the tsaB gene encoding tRNA (adenosine(37)-N6)-threonylcarbamoyltransferase complex dimerization subunit type 1 TsaB gives MISHILCIETSGTNCSVAIFNKDQMVILKETNTGSFSHAENLHKFIEEALNGASLSFHDISAIAVSMGPGSYTGLRIGVSAAKGLCFALNIPLIAIPTLRLLANAVKLEEGVVAPMLDARRMEVYAALYDVHNGVELRETKAEILDENSYHTFLKNGIVTFVGDAVNKAKELIVHENANFIEDIYPSALEMGTLAFEKFQQQAFEDVAYFEPYYLKDFVAGR, from the coding sequence ATGATAAGCCACATACTGTGTATTGAGACTTCGGGAACCAATTGTTCGGTTGCGATTTTTAATAAAGATCAAATGGTAATCCTTAAAGAGACCAATACCGGAAGCTTTTCACATGCTGAAAACTTACACAAATTTATTGAAGAAGCACTAAATGGTGCTTCTTTGTCTTTTCATGATATAAGCGCAATTGCGGTTAGTATGGGACCTGGTTCCTATACTGGATTGCGCATAGGAGTCTCTGCTGCCAAAGGTTTGTGCTTTGCTTTAAATATTCCGTTAATCGCTATTCCAACACTGCGATTACTTGCAAATGCAGTCAAGTTAGAAGAAGGTGTGGTAGCACCCATGCTAGATGCTCGTCGCATGGAGGTTTACGCTGCCTTGTATGACGTACATAATGGAGTTGAGCTGAGAGAAACTAAAGCTGAAATTCTAGATGAAAATTCCTATCATACATTTTTAAAGAATGGAATAGTAACCTTTGTGGGGGATGCAGTTAATAAGGCTAAGGAGTTGATTGTTCACGAAAATGCCAACTTTATTGAGGATATATATCCTTCTGCGCTTGAAATGGGAACGCTTGCCTTTGAAAAATTTCAGCAGCAAGCGTTTGAAGATGTGGCTTATTTTGAGCCTTATTATTTAAAAGATTTTGTGGCCGGTAGATAG
- a CDS encoding mechanosensitive ion channel family protein, producing MEKLQLSLNDTKNLVSYLIEKMYEFIPNLISAVLILVVGLWMIGMINKVFKKMMVRREVEITLRKFLANLINWLLKALLFIVVIQKLGVQNSSFVAILGAAGLAVGLALQGSLSNFAGGVLILLFKPFKVGDFIEAKGIKGTVKEISIFSTSINTFGNELAIVPNGPLYNDNIINYSKEENRRANIIAGIGYSSDIKKAKEILLEIARSNEKILQDPAPVVYVAELADSSVNLSLRFWSKNEDYWDMYFFVMEEIKLRFDQNGIEIPFPQRDIYVKKSYI from the coding sequence TTGGAAAAATTACAATTATCACTTAATGACACTAAAAACCTAGTTAGTTACCTTATTGAAAAAATGTACGAATTTATCCCCAATCTTATTTCAGCCGTCCTCATCTTGGTTGTTGGTCTTTGGATGATTGGAATGATAAACAAAGTTTTCAAGAAAATGATGGTTAGGCGTGAGGTGGAAATTACCCTGCGTAAATTTTTGGCTAACTTGATAAACTGGCTACTTAAAGCATTACTCTTTATTGTAGTAATTCAAAAATTGGGGGTACAGAATTCCTCCTTTGTTGCCATATTAGGTGCTGCTGGTTTGGCTGTAGGATTGGCTCTTCAAGGATCACTTTCTAACTTTGCAGGCGGAGTACTCATCCTTTTATTTAAACCCTTTAAAGTGGGTGATTTTATAGAAGCCAAAGGAATAAAAGGAACAGTTAAGGAAATAAGCATTTTCTCAACGAGTATAAACACCTTTGGAAATGAATTAGCAATTGTTCCAAATGGACCACTTTATAATGACAATATTATAAACTACAGTAAAGAAGAAAATCGTCGTGCAAACATCATTGCTGGTATTGGGTATAGTTCGGACATAAAAAAGGCAAAAGAAATTCTTTTGGAAATAGCCAGATCTAATGAAAAAATTCTTCAAGACCCAGCTCCAGTGGTTTACGTTGCTGAACTTGCGGATAGTTCTGTCAACCTTTCACTTAGATTTTGGTCTAAAAATGAAGATTATTGGGATATGTATTTCTTTGTAATGGAAGAAATAAAACTTCGTTTTGATCAAAACGGAATTGAAATACCATTCCCGCAAAGGGATATTTATGTGAAAAAATCTTATATTTAG
- a CDS encoding efflux RND transporter periplasmic adaptor subunit yields the protein MNKKRIIIILSIALLLIVLIMGKKQGWFGDSGDYKEVTFQKLSKMTIVETVSATGKIQPEIEVKISSEVSGEIIELAVVEGQQVEKGDLLVRINPDLYQSSLSRTQASLQNVRAGLQQAEASLKETEANYQRNKGLYDKGVISKAEWDKIVSSYEVAKASKQSAYYNVQSASATVNEAQDNLKRTTIYAPVSGTISKLDIELGERVLGTQQMAGTELMRVANLQNMEVEVDVNENDIVKIAVGDSADVEVDAYLKKKFRGIVTNIANTANATTSADQVTNFKVKVRILEESYKDLLEGKPETYSPFRPGMTATVDIITTTKNDIVGVPISAVVVKTDTSSVKKIVISEEATAGKEERFECVFVKDGENAKLRVVKTGIQDDTNIEIIEGLNGDEEIITGPYALVSKTLKSGDKVKSVTEKPKKEEEK from the coding sequence ATGAATAAGAAAAGAATTATCATTATTTTATCTATTGCATTACTGCTCATTGTTTTAATAATGGGTAAAAAACAAGGTTGGTTTGGCGATAGTGGTGATTATAAAGAGGTCACATTTCAAAAGTTGTCTAAAATGACAATTGTGGAAACAGTCTCGGCTACTGGGAAAATTCAACCTGAAATTGAAGTTAAAATATCTTCAGAGGTATCAGGAGAAATTATTGAATTGGCTGTAGTAGAGGGTCAACAAGTTGAAAAGGGGGATTTGTTGGTTAGGATTAATCCAGATTTATATCAATCTAGCTTAAGTAGAACCCAGGCAAGCTTACAGAATGTCAGAGCAGGATTACAACAAGCTGAAGCTAGTTTGAAAGAGACGGAAGCTAACTATCAACGTAATAAAGGGTTGTATGATAAAGGAGTTATTTCTAAAGCAGAATGGGACAAAATAGTGTCGTCTTATGAGGTAGCAAAGGCATCAAAGCAATCTGCTTATTATAATGTTCAAAGTGCTTCAGCCACAGTGAATGAGGCTCAAGATAATCTTAAGAGAACTACAATTTACGCCCCTGTATCCGGAACTATTTCTAAACTTGATATCGAATTAGGTGAGCGGGTTTTAGGTACCCAACAAATGGCAGGAACCGAGCTCATGCGTGTAGCTAACCTTCAAAACATGGAAGTGGAGGTAGATGTCAATGAAAATGATATTGTTAAAATTGCTGTAGGTGATAGCGCAGATGTTGAGGTAGATGCATATCTTAAAAAGAAGTTTAGAGGAATTGTTACTAATATTGCTAATACGGCTAATGCAACAACAAGTGCTGATCAAGTAACTAATTTTAAAGTTAAAGTGCGCATTCTTGAGGAGTCCTATAAGGATTTGTTAGAAGGTAAACCTGAAACCTATTCTCCTTTTCGACCTGGAATGACAGCTACTGTTGATATCATTACTACTACTAAAAATGATATAGTTGGTGTTCCTATAAGTGCAGTAGTGGTTAAAACAGACACCAGTTCAGTTAAAAAAATTGTAATTTCTGAAGAAGCTACAGCTGGAAAAGAAGAACGTTTTGAATGTGTTTTTGTAAAAGATGGAGAAAATGCTAAATTGCGTGTTGTAAAAACAGGTATTCAAGATGACACTAATATTGAGATTATCGAAGGTTTAAATGGGGATGAAGAAATTATAACAGGACCTTATGCCTTAGTTTCTAAAACTCTTAAATCGGGAGATAAAGTAAAGTCTGTCACTGAAAAGCCTAAGAAAGAAGAAGAAAAATGA
- a CDS encoding cytochrome c oxidase subunit 3 translates to MEATVTNTATEEKVWSGGNQPLGASYGKMMMWFFILSDALTFSGFLAAYGFSRFKFIEIWPIADEVFTHIPFYHGSPQPMIYVAFMTFVLIVSSVTMVLAVDAGHKMQKSKVAWYMFATVLGGLIFVGSQAWEWKTFIKGEFGAIETKSGNILQFVDAQTGKQIALSSFVQPTDTERVTHTRKDGIWFTNEGTLPTYTVSDVVNSVKNNTNVVVRTELLNEHGHKTILSRDESLKKLESAKYVVEGANLIRNEYGHRLFADFFFFITGFHGFHVFSGVVINIIIFFNVLLGTYEKRKSYEMVEKVGLYWHFVDLVWVFVFTFFYLV, encoded by the coding sequence ATGGAAGCTACTGTTACGAATACAGCCACGGAAGAAAAAGTTTGGAGCGGAGGCAATCAACCATTGGGTGCCAGCTACGGCAAAATGATGATGTGGTTTTTCATCCTATCTGACGCCTTAACATTCTCTGGATTTTTGGCTGCTTATGGTTTTTCTAGATTTAAGTTTATTGAGATTTGGCCAATAGCTGATGAGGTGTTTACCCATATACCTTTCTATCATGGTTCACCTCAGCCGATGATCTATGTTGCGTTTATGACATTTGTGTTAATTGTTTCTTCTGTTACTATGGTGTTGGCGGTTGATGCGGGTCATAAAATGCAGAAATCAAAAGTAGCATGGTATATGTTTGCTACTGTGCTTGGAGGTTTGATTTTCGTTGGTTCCCAAGCTTGGGAATGGAAGACGTTTATCAAAGGAGAATTTGGTGCAATTGAAACGAAATCTGGAAATATTCTTCAATTTGTCGATGCTCAGACTGGAAAGCAAATTGCTTTAAGTAGTTTCGTTCAACCAACTGATACGGAACGAGTGACGCATACGCGCAAGGATGGTATTTGGTTTACTAACGAAGGGACTCTTCCAACATATACCGTTTCTGATGTTGTCAATAGTGTTAAGAATAATACTAATGTAGTGGTTCGAACGGAATTATTAAATGAGCACGGACATAAGACTATTCTTTCTAGAGATGAGTCTTTAAAAAAGTTAGAAAGTGCAAAATATGTAGTGGAAGGAGCGAATCTTATTAGAAATGAATATGGGCATCGTTTATTTGCTGATTTCTTTTTCTTTATAACGGGCTTCCACGGATTCCACGTGTTTTCAGGAGTTGTTATCAACATTATTATATTCTTTAATGTTCTTTTAGGGACCTATGAGAAGAGAAAGAGTTATGAAATGGTTGAGAAAGTAGGGTTGTACTGGCACTTTGTTGACCTTGTTTGGGTATTTGTATTTACTTTCTTCTATTTGGTTTAA
- a CDS encoding VanZ family protein, with product MFKKHFFKILFISWVIVISILSLFSFNAQAINMQGGDKLAHFLFYSIFTLLMIATLRYECSGKFPFWKIVVLSGVLAFLFGVFIEFCQDYFTTNRMMEVKDIQANALGIVFAILIIKPIEPLLEALKRKI from the coding sequence GTGTTTAAGAAACATTTTTTTAAAATACTTTTTATAAGCTGGGTGATTGTGATATCAATTCTCAGCTTATTTTCGTTTAACGCTCAAGCTATTAATATGCAAGGAGGTGATAAGTTGGCACACTTCCTATTTTATAGCATTTTTACTCTTTTAATGATAGCTACCCTGAGATATGAATGCTCAGGTAAATTTCCTTTTTGGAAGATAGTTGTATTAAGCGGGGTTCTTGCTTTCTTATTTGGGGTGTTTATAGAGTTTTGCCAAGACTATTTTACAACTAACCGTATGATGGAAGTTAAAGATATACAGGCTAATGCGTTAGGCATAGTTTTTGCAATTCTAATTATCAAACCAATTGAGCCTTTATTAGAAGCATTAAAAAGAAAAATTTAA
- a CDS encoding energy transducer TonB, whose amino-acid sequence MELKKNPKADLTKRSGLYFAIGLALILGLTYLGMEWKTYDKVNDFVHTIQVDDDLTEDIPITEQLNTPPPPPAPEVIEVVEDEAEVEEKVIQSTEVQKEEKIVKVDDIKEVEEVIDVDVPFAVIEDKPMFPGCENVSKDKQFDCFKSKLDDHVRKTFRYPEIAQEMGVQGRVYVSFRINKDGTITVLNTRSPDKNLDAEARRIIEKLPKLIPGKQRGKPTPVTFAYPIVFKLN is encoded by the coding sequence ATGGAACTCAAGAAAAATCCTAAAGCCGACTTAACCAAGAGAAGTGGTTTATACTTTGCGATTGGGTTGGCCTTAATTTTAGGTCTTACGTATTTGGGAATGGAATGGAAGACGTATGATAAGGTTAATGATTTCGTTCATACAATTCAGGTAGATGATGATCTTACCGAAGATATTCCTATTACTGAGCAATTAAATACACCGCCACCGCCACCAGCCCCTGAGGTAATTGAGGTTGTTGAAGATGAAGCTGAAGTAGAGGAAAAGGTAATTCAGTCTACTGAGGTTCAAAAGGAAGAGAAAATCGTAAAGGTTGATGATATTAAGGAGGTAGAGGAGGTTATCGATGTAGACGTGCCTTTTGCAGTTATTGAAGATAAACCTATGTTTCCTGGATGTGAGAATGTTTCTAAAGATAAGCAATTCGATTGCTTTAAATCTAAATTGGATGATCACGTTCGTAAAACCTTCCGTTATCCTGAAATAGCTCAAGAAATGGGCGTGCAAGGTAGAGTTTATGTTAGCTTTCGTATAAATAAAGATGGTACCATTACCGTATTAAATACTCGAAGTCCAGATAAAAACCTTGATGCTGAAGCGCGACGTATTATTGAGAAGTTACCAAAATTAATACCTGGAAAACAACGTGGTAAACCGACTCCGGTAACCTTTGCCTATCCAATTGTGTTTAAATTGAACTAG
- a CDS encoding TolC family protein, whose amino-acid sequence MKVKILMLCLFVSFGIKAQTKKWTLQECVAYALENNISIQQSELDLKSVDVERLDAIGAFLPSISANSNYGANTGANINPATNQFENQTFSSFSAGASVGMNLFSGLTNWRRLQRAKLSKVASEYRLDKMKDDISLMVANSFLQILFNKENVKVRQAQIQLTIQNVNRTKELVEAGSLPKGDLYEIEATMATQEQELINAENALFISKIGLAQTLLLENYEEFDIVDMDMDVPLASILQESPESIADKAKEVRSEVKIATTNVEISEKAVQISRGSYLPRVSGFIGYNTRWSESINIDFQRQLFLFDGTSIGVQLNVPILNGLSARNNVKRGKITLENNKLQLTQAELDLERNVYQAYKDTENAQKSYDAALKTLSARNLSFEYAQERYNVGLMNAFDYNQAKLQFDNAQSEVIRSKYDYIFKLKVLEFYFGIQVLE is encoded by the coding sequence ATGAAAGTTAAAATACTTATGTTGTGCCTATTTGTTTCTTTTGGAATTAAGGCCCAAACCAAAAAATGGACACTACAAGAATGTGTCGCTTACGCCTTAGAGAATAATATATCAATTCAGCAATCAGAGTTAGATTTAAAATCTGTTGATGTTGAAAGACTTGATGCTATTGGTGCCTTTTTGCCTTCAATTAGCGCCAATTCTAATTATGGGGCTAATACTGGAGCAAATATTAATCCAGCAACTAATCAGTTTGAAAATCAAACATTCTCTTCTTTTTCGGCTGGCGCTAGTGTTGGAATGAATTTGTTCTCGGGTCTTACTAATTGGCGTAGATTGCAACGTGCAAAATTAAGTAAGGTGGCAAGTGAATATCGTTTAGATAAAATGAAAGACGATATATCCTTGATGGTTGCAAATTCTTTTTTACAGATTTTGTTTAACAAAGAAAACGTAAAAGTACGACAAGCACAAATTCAGCTTACCATACAAAATGTTAATCGTACCAAAGAATTGGTTGAGGCCGGATCTTTACCTAAAGGAGATTTATATGAGATTGAGGCTACAATGGCAACCCAAGAGCAAGAGCTTATTAATGCTGAAAACGCATTGTTCATTTCTAAAATAGGATTGGCTCAAACACTTCTCCTTGAAAATTATGAGGAATTTGACATTGTAGATATGGATATGGACGTTCCCTTGGCTAGTATTCTTCAAGAGAGTCCTGAATCTATTGCTGATAAGGCTAAAGAGGTTCGAAGTGAAGTTAAAATTGCGACTACGAATGTTGAAATTTCTGAAAAAGCAGTTCAAATTTCAAGAGGGTCATATCTGCCTCGTGTATCTGGGTTTATAGGCTACAATACCCGTTGGTCTGAGAGTATTAATATTGATTTCCAAAGACAATTATTCCTCTTTGATGGAACTTCAATTGGAGTTCAGCTTAATGTTCCAATTCTTAATGGATTATCCGCAAGAAATAATGTAAAGCGAGGTAAAATTACTTTGGAAAATAACAAACTTCAACTTACTCAAGCAGAACTTGATTTAGAGCGAAATGTATATCAAGCCTATAAGGATACTGAAAATGCTCAAAAGAGTTATGATGCTGCCCTTAAGACGTTAAGTGCTAGAAATCTTTCTTTTGAATATGCTCAAGAGAGGTATAATGTGGGCCTAATGAATGCATTTGATTATAATCAAGCAAAACTTCAATTTGATAATGCTCAATCAGAGGTAATTAGATCTAAATACGACTATATTTTTAAACTTAAAGTGCTGGAATTTTATTTTGGAATTCAAGTATTAGAATAA
- a CDS encoding cytochrome C oxidase subunit IV family protein, whose amino-acid sequence MAHDHHNLAIFRGLIKFKSNEQKIWGVLLLLSIITAIEVVLGIYKPESLMAKVIGMKLLNWIFIILTIVKAYYIAWDFMHLRDEKASFRWSLVLPLIILIPYLCFILLNEGNYIHEVFKNGFVTWNF is encoded by the coding sequence ATGGCACACGATCATCATAATTTGGCAATATTTAGAGGACTTATCAAATTTAAGTCTAATGAGCAAAAAATATGGGGAGTTCTATTATTGCTTTCTATTATAACCGCTATAGAGGTAGTTTTAGGTATTTATAAGCCGGAGTCTCTAATGGCTAAGGTTATTGGTATGAAGCTGCTTAATTGGATATTTATAATTCTTACGATAGTAAAAGCATACTATATTGCATGGGATTTCATGCACTTACGTGACGAAAAGGCGAGTTTTCGCTGGTCACTTGTTTTGCCTTTGATTATTTTAATACCTTACCTGTGTTTCATTCTTTTGAATGAAGGGAATTACATCCATGAGGTATTTAAAAATGGCTTTGTAACCTGGAATTTCTAA
- the gcvH gene encoding glycine cleavage system protein GcvH yields the protein MNIPAELKYTKDHEWVKIDGDVATVGITDFAQGELGDIVYVEVETVDETLDKDEVFGTVEAVKTVSDLFLPLTGEIIEFNTELETEPEKVNNDPYGDGWMIKVRFSDDAEVEALLSSEQYKELIGV from the coding sequence ATGAATATACCAGCTGAATTAAAGTACACAAAAGATCACGAATGGGTGAAAATTGACGGTGATGTTGCTACCGTGGGAATTACTGACTTTGCCCAAGGAGAATTAGGAGATATTGTTTATGTGGAAGTGGAAACTGTTGATGAAACTCTTGATAAAGATGAAGTTTTTGGAACAGTTGAGGCTGTTAAAACAGTATCTGATTTATTTTTACCATTAACGGGTGAGATTATTGAATTTAACACAGAATTAGAAACAGAGCCTGAAAAAGTAAACAACGATCCTTATGGAGATGGTTGGATGATTAAGGTAAGATTTTCTGATGACGCTGAGGTTGAAGCCTTGCTTTCAAGTGAGCAGTATAAAGAACTAATTGGTGTTTAA
- a CDS encoding cytochrome c oxidase subunit 3, whose amino-acid sequence MDLTQGSFKEKNDRAKKMMLWFGMVSVAMTFAGLTSAYVVSSKRPDWLHDFQMPSAFIYSTLAIVLSSVTFHLAKNAVQKNERGLANTMLVTTLILGGLFVGLQFFGFTQIIELGYYFTGSESSVTTSFLYVIAFAHIAHVFAGIVVLLTVIYNHFKQRYYPGQTLGIELGAMFWHFLDFLWVYLILFFYFVG is encoded by the coding sequence ATGGATTTAACTCAAGGAAGTTTTAAAGAAAAAAACGATCGGGCTAAAAAGATGATGCTTTGGTTCGGTATGGTTAGCGTTGCAATGACTTTTGCAGGACTTACTAGTGCTTATGTGGTTAGTAGTAAAAGACCGGATTGGTTGCATGATTTTCAAATGCCTTCAGCATTTATTTATAGTACGCTTGCTATAGTATTGAGCAGTGTAACATTTCATTTAGCAAAAAATGCCGTTCAAAAGAATGAAAGAGGCTTGGCAAATACCATGCTTGTTACTACCTTAATCTTGGGTGGTCTTTTTGTTGGACTTCAATTTTTCGGCTTTACTCAAATCATTGAATTGGGTTACTATTTTACGGGAAGTGAGAGTAGTGTGACTACTTCATTTTTATATGTCATAGCTTTTGCGCATATTGCACACGTATTTGCTGGTATTGTTGTACTTTTGACTGTAATTTATAATCATTTTAAACAACGATACTATCCTGGTCAAACCCTTGGAATTGAACTGGGTGCTATGTTTTGGCATTTTCTTGATTTTCTCTGGGTTTACCTGATTTTATTTTTCTATTTCGTTGGATAG
- the cyoE gene encoding heme o synthase produces MISALISRIKTGTFTLVFDDFKQITKVGLSLSVVFSSLAGYLLGANTISYNILILLAFGGYCMVGASNAFNQVIERDLDALMKRTQNRPIPSGRMSVQTALIIAVVFTIVGIAALYIVNPKTAMFGGISIFLYTSVYTPLKTRTPLSVFVGAFPGAIPFMLGWVAATNDFGIEAGVLFMIQFFWQFPHFWAIGWVLYDDYKKAGFNLLPTGKRDKATALQIIMYTFWMMIVAVIPVTGLTGALKLSVVSAIIISIFGLVMMLYAFRLYHRRDNIAARQLMLASVLYITVIQIIYVIDKFV; encoded by the coding sequence ATGATAAGCGCTTTGATAAGTAGAATAAAGACAGGAACATTTACTTTGGTATTTGATGATTTTAAGCAAATTACTAAGGTAGGTCTCTCCTTGAGTGTTGTTTTTTCTTCACTTGCGGGGTATCTTTTAGGTGCCAATACCATTTCATATAATATTTTGATTTTATTGGCTTTTGGAGGTTATTGTATGGTTGGTGCCTCCAATGCTTTTAATCAGGTAATTGAAAGGGATTTAGATGCCCTAATGAAGCGTACTCAAAATAGACCTATCCCTTCTGGTAGGATGAGTGTTCAAACAGCGTTAATTATAGCGGTTGTGTTTACCATAGTGGGTATTGCTGCCTTGTATATTGTAAATCCAAAAACAGCAATGTTTGGAGGAATTTCTATATTTTTATATACAAGTGTTTATACTCCATTAAAAACGCGTACTCCTTTATCTGTGTTTGTGGGTGCCTTTCCTGGGGCTATTCCTTTCATGTTAGGTTGGGTTGCGGCCACAAATGATTTTGGAATTGAAGCTGGGGTATTGTTTATGATTCAGTTTTTTTGGCAGTTTCCACATTTCTGGGCTATAGGATGGGTACTTTATGATGATTATAAAAAAGCTGGATTTAACCTTTTACCAACTGGTAAGCGGGATAAAGCTACTGCCTTGCAGATTATAATGTATACCTTTTGGATGATGATTGTGGCTGTTATTCCTGTAACTGGATTAACAGGAGCTTTAAAGCTTTCTGTGGTTTCAGCTATCATTATTTCCATATTTGGTTTAGTAATGATGCTTTATGCATTCAGGCTTTACCACCGTAGAGATAATATTGCTGCCCGACAGTTGATGTTGGCTAGTGTACTTTATATTACAGTGATTCAGATTATATACGTGATTGATAAATTTGTGTAA
- a CDS encoding DUF420 domain-containing protein: MSNVSTIEKKYNVWIVILSIAIPLVVAVLFTVKIPNVAPLSFLPPIYAGINALTAILLVWAVMAVKNGNRTLHERLMKVCIGLSVAFLAMYVAYHMTSESTKFGGEGAVKYIYLFILLSHILLSIAIIPLVLVTYVKALAQRFDKHKRIAKITFPIWLYVAVTGVIVYLMISPYYVH, translated from the coding sequence ATGAGCAACGTAAGTACTATTGAGAAGAAGTATAATGTATGGATAGTCATCCTTTCCATAGCAATACCATTGGTGGTAGCAGTATTGTTTACTGTTAAGATTCCTAATGTGGCACCATTATCTTTTCTGCCACCAATTTATGCTGGTATTAACGCTTTGACTGCTATATTGCTTGTATGGGCTGTAATGGCTGTTAAAAATGGGAATAGAACTCTTCATGAGCGTCTTATGAAGGTATGTATTGGATTGTCTGTAGCTTTCTTGGCAATGTACGTTGCTTATCATATGACCTCAGAATCTACTAAATTTGGAGGTGAAGGAGCAGTAAAGTATATCTATTTATTTATTCTTCTTTCACATATTTTACTTTCAATTGCCATTATACCATTAGTTCTTGTAACTTATGTAAAGGCTTTAGCCCAACGTTTTGATAAACATAAGCGAATAGCTAAAATTACATTTCCGATATGGTTATATGTTGCGGTGACAGGAGTGATCGTATATCTAATGATATCCCCTTATTATGTTCATTAA